In Novipirellula caenicola, the genomic stretch CCTCACTGCAAATCACGACGGCAGCCGCACCATCACCAATCGGGCTAGCGTCATACAATCCGATCGGGTCAGCAACCATGGGCGACGTCAAATATTGCTCTTTCGAACACTCGCTGCGTAAGCGTGCGTTGGGGTTGAACACGGCGTTTTGGTGAGCGACTTCGGCGAAGACCGAAAAATCCATTCGCATCGCGTTGTATTCGTACAAGTAACGCTGCATCAGTAGTGCATTGAGCGTGATGAAGCTGGCGTCATTGGTGACTTCGCGTTCGAAGTCCGCGGCAGCAGCCAAAGCACGCGTTAGTGTTTCACGTGCGATCCCGGTCATCTTTTCGACGCCCACGGCAAGCACCACCTCATGGGTCCCCGATGCGACCGCCATCACGGCTTGGCGAACCACCGCCCCTCCACTGCCGCAGGCGGCATTGACCGTCAAACACTCGACCCCGTCGTTGGAAAGCTCAGACGCAATGAGTGGTCCGAGGTGAGATTGCCCGGTCACTTCGCTCGACAACATGTTGCCAACGTAGATCGCGTCGACATGATCCACGTCGGCATCGGACAATGCCGCGCGGCAGGCGTTTCGAGCCAGCGATTGAATCGATTGATTCTCATGCTTGGCCACCGGTGTCTGACCAACACCGATAATTGAAACATTACGCATGACTCAGTTCCCATCCCTGTGCTTGCAAGTTCAGTCGTTGACTTGATCACCGACTGTGATGTTACTCAACACAAAAAAGTTTTCGTCACGCACTGCGTCAAGCAGCGTCGTGTTCGGATTGAAATCTAGCGGGGGGATTAGAGTTGCAAATGGGGGATTCCCTGAAACACCAATGGGCGAATCGCATCACTGTTCCGTTGTACCCGTGTGCAACACACGCCGGCTTAACGCAAGCGACACACAAACCATTGAACGTTCTTTGCAATGCGATCAAGGAACATTTGCGAATGCATTCGCCGCACGAGAATCGTTACACGTGCATGCACCGGTTTCATTCAGATGTTTTGCGCATCAGGGATCATTGATCCTTAATGCCAAAACAAATTGGCAGCGCTGCGACAAAACGTTAACGGGGAACTCGGCAACATCAAAGCCGACCCTAGGGAACTCGCCAACGCCATCTTGACGACGACCCATTTGATATCTTTCGAACCCGATGCTTAGACAGGTGAGACAATCCACACACCGCACTAGCAGATTCTTTATCGAGCACACCAAGACACGCAAATTAGTGGTCTCGTGACGCTCCCTTAATGTCTTTGCTGTGGATCGATGATTGCCACACGCGAAGCGAATCCACCACATTTCGAGCCTTGAATTGAGTCAATCTTGCCAAGCGAATTCGAAGACGCTGCCCTGCTTGGACGGTTTGGGTTGACGCGGTGTCCTCAGAGTTGCCGAGCTTCATTCGGCAATAAAAATTGATTGCTAAGCTCATCGGCACGACTGCAACACGAAGCCATGTTCGCACATTCCCGCACGGCAAGTGATGCGATTGCGAAGTCGCGGCTACTGGACACTAATGTTTAACGGCAAATCACGTCAACAAGATTCACGTTTACGAGAGTATTCCACTCGAGAGGCGGCGTCGTTTAGGGTGTGAGGCGATGGCGTTGCCTTCGCGCCTGCCGGAATGATCGGATATCCGATTCGGGCTGTTTTAATGTCGCCGTGATCAGCATCGCTTCGATGTTTGTCAGCGTCACACCAAGCATTGCGATGCGTAGCGGCCAAGTCGACCACTGCAGAAACACTGCGATCACTCCGACAATCATCAGCAACCAGCATGTTTTTGCTGCGCGGGTATGGTAGCTAGGGAATCGCTTGAACTTGAGCAAACTGAAACCACATGACCCCGCATAGCTAAGCACCGCCAAACCAATCCACCCCGCTTCCTGAAGCAGCAAGTCGCTGCGCAGATAGACAAGCGATAGCAGCAAACACGCGTACAGCGTGACATCAGCAATGGTGTCAATTTTCGGGCCAATCGAAGATCGTTGGTCGAGCAAGATCGCTAGTTTGCCATCCACCCAGTCGGTTGCGGCAAGGAAGAGAAACATCCCAACCACCCAGTGTGGCAATCCTGCAACGGCAACTCCGACCATCACCCATGAACCGATAAATCGAATAACGCAAAGGGCATTGGGAAGCGTCGCCCATCGATCGGGCGGCCGTGGCACCGAAACGGCCTTGGAACTTGCAGTCGGACTCATCGATTCACCCATTGAAAATAGTAGTAGAAGAGCGGTGCTGTGAACGTCAAGCTGTCAATTCTGTCGAGAATTCCGCCCTGTCCCGGCAAAAGGGTTCCGCTGTCCTTAACGCCAATCTCCCGTTTCACCGCCGACATGTTCAAATCGCCAAGCTGCCCGGCGATCGACAGCAGCATTCCGGCGGCAATGCATTGCAGTGGTGTCAGCGCGGTCAACCACGCGCCCAGCAACATCGCGATGAGCGAGGTGATGACCATGCCACCTAAAAAGCCCTCCCAAGTCTTCTTTGGGGAGACGGGGGTTAATTTCCGACGTCCCAATCGACGCCCAACAATGGCCTGGGCAATGTCGTTGATTTCGGTGATGGCAATCACAAATAGAAACAACCCCGCAGGCCCTGACTCGGGATTGCTCGACGGGGGCAATGTCACCAACAATGCAATGTGCCCAACCGCATACGTTGTCACCATCACGATAAAGGCGACCCGCCCGACATGCCGAAGATACGCATCGACATGTCCCGAGACAATCAACACAAACGCGGGAACGGCGATGGACAGCAGTGGCACTGCAATCACAAAGAACGATACCCATTGCCACGCCACCGCAGCGTAGCTGACCAAGATCAATCCATACGTCGCAAGCGTCACCGAACGCGGGATCGCCGGCTGTAACGGCAGGGCGACAAATTCACGCAATGCCAGAACACTAAGGCCCCCCGCCACTGTGACCATCGCAAGCGGCCCTAAAACCGCGGACACGATCACGACAAGGGAAACGATCCACCAGCTTTTCAAACTACCAAGACGCGACTGTGCGACCTCGGGTGATTGTCCATGCATCGTCGCCATACGGATGCATGTCCCCACCAACAGAGCCGAAACTGCGATCATCGCAGCAAATTGCACGTTCGGAGGGACAGAAATGGACATAGCGTGAAGAACCCAGAGATTTACAAGCGTTGAGAGAGTGAGTCTTCGTCCAATTCTTGATGACCATGCGGAAACCGTCGCAGTGCCCACCGCGTCCCGATCGGTAGCAGCGCAAAGAGCGAAAGTAGGCCGAGCAGTTTCAAATCCACGATACTCCATACACCTTGCTGGGCCATCGTCCGTAAGGTGGGCAATTGGGAACCGGCGAGCACAAACACGATCGTGCCTGGCAACATTCCTACCCACGTTGTCCAAGCGAACGTGGTGACCGGTACTGCGGTCGCCCCCGATGCGTAATTGACCAACGAATAAGGAGCATGGACAAGCCGAAGCGAAAGCAGGTAACTGCCTCCGTTTCGCGAGATCGCTCGGTCGATCGCCTCGATAATCTTTGACAACTTTGCCTCTACCACGCTTCTCAACAGATAACGAACGATTAAGAAATTAATCACGGCTGCGATCGTCAACGCCGTGCTAGAAATGACCAATCCAATCCAAAACCCAAACAACCAACCATAGACAATTGATTTACCAGGCGTTCCTGGTACTAAGGACAGCGCCAGATAGATGGCAAACCCGGATATTGGCGACCAAATGGGATGTTGCTGGACATAGCTGCGTAACGCGTCCTCTCGTTCAAAGATCGGATCCAACGACAATTTGTCGCCGAAACCAAGCCATCCGATCACCACGATCAGCAACAAAACCACGACGAGCCAACGACGCCAATGCATCAACCGCAACCTCTATCGACGAGACGACGTGGAACGCGAGCGGCGTTGGTTCGCCCCTTTGGCGGCCCCGGTAGCGTTATTGGACAATCGAATCGCATTTTCCAACGACTCTTCGGCTTCTTGGCACTGCACGCACTTGTCAGCAAAGGGGACATTCCGCAACCGATCAAACGGGATGTTTTTCGAACAATCAACGCACCGTCCGTACGCTCCCTCATCCACTCGCAGCAGCGCCGCTTGAATCGCCGCTAACTCTTCGCTTTCAGCTTCGGCCAACGTGGAGTTGACGGTCGCGTAATCCAATTCCACTGCGGCATCGGCGAGATCACCGGCGACGGCATCGTCCGAGTTGTGAAGCTGCGAGAGTT encodes the following:
- a CDS encoding phosphatidate cytidylyltransferase; translation: MSISVPPNVQFAAMIAVSALLVGTCIRMATMHGQSPEVAQSRLGSLKSWWIVSLVVIVSAVLGPLAMVTVAGGLSVLALREFVALPLQPAIPRSVTLATYGLILVSYAAVAWQWVSFFVIAVPLLSIAVPAFVLIVSGHVDAYLRHVGRVAFIVMVTTYAVGHIALLVTLPPSSNPESGPAGLFLFVIAITEINDIAQAIVGRRLGRRKLTPVSPKKTWEGFLGGMVITSLIAMLLGAWLTALTPLQCIAAGMLLSIAGQLGDLNMSAVKREIGVKDSGTLLPGQGGILDRIDSLTFTAPLFYYYFQWVNR
- a CDS encoding TraR/DksA C4-type zinc finger protein, whose protein sequence is MMKREDQIKSLAKKLVQRRTELLQLLDGELSQLHNSDDAVAGDLADAAVELDYATVNSTLAEAESEELAAIQAALLRVDEGAYGRCVDCSKNIPFDRLRNVPFADKCVQCQEAEESLENAIRLSNNATGAAKGANQRRSRSTSSRR
- a CDS encoding TVP38/TMEM64 family protein, yielding MHWRRWLVVVLLLIVVIGWLGFGDKLSLDPIFEREDALRSYVQQHPIWSPISGFAIYLALSLVPGTPGKSIVYGWLFGFWIGLVISSTALTIAAVINFLIVRYLLRSVVEAKLSKIIEAIDRAISRNGGSYLLSLRLVHAPYSLVNYASGATAVPVTTFAWTTWVGMLPGTIVFVLAGSQLPTLRTMAQQGVWSIVDLKLLGLLSLFALLPIGTRWALRRFPHGHQELDEDSLSQRL
- a CDS encoding thiolase C-terminal domain-containing protein, with the translated sequence MRNVSIIGVGQTPVAKHENQSIQSLARNACRAALSDADVDHVDAIYVGNMLSSEVTGQSHLGPLIASELSNDGVECLTVNAACGSGGAVVRQAVMAVASGTHEVVLAVGVEKMTGIARETLTRALAAAADFEREVTNDASFITLNALLMQRYLYEYNAMRMDFSVFAEVAHQNAVFNPNARLRSECSKEQYLTSPMVADPIGLYDASPIGDGAAAVVICSEEFAKKRDNVVNVIGSASATDTLSVQQRKDPLWLQAAEDSTRAAMDQAGVCHDDIDLLELHDAFTIIAALSLESSGFTARGTAPQFARERGIDRKGGLPVGTFGGLKARGHPVGASGAYQVVEAALQLRGQAGPNQVRNPSIAMTQSIGGSGATVVTHILQRST
- a CDS encoding CDP-alcohol phosphatidyltransferase family protein, which encodes MSPTASSKAVSVPRPPDRWATLPNALCVIRFIGSWVMVGVAVAGLPHWVVGMFLFLAATDWVDGKLAILLDQRSSIGPKIDTIADVTLYACLLLSLVYLRSDLLLQEAGWIGLAVLSYAGSCGFSLLKFKRFPSYHTRAAKTCWLLMIVGVIAVFLQWSTWPLRIAMLGVTLTNIEAMLITATLKQPESDIRSFRQARRQRHRLTP